In the Blautia coccoides genome, TACCCTGTACAGCCGTGAAGATGTGGAGGCAGTGATCGTGGCAACACCTAATTACCTGCACAAGGAACCGGTCATAAAGGCGGCAGAGCACGGGGTAAATGTTTTTTGTGAAAAGCCTATCGCCCTGAGCTATAAGGACTGTGACGAGATGGTAAAAGCATGTCAGCAGCACGGTGTTACCTTTATGGCGGGCCATGTCATGAATTTCTTCCGGGGGGTGCGTCATGCGAAAAAATTGATCAACGACGGAGTGATCGGAAAAGTCCTGTACTGCCATTCTGCCAGAAACGGATGGGAAGAACCGCAGCCGTCAATCTCCTGGAAAAAGATAAGGGAAAAATCAGGGGGACATCTGTATCATCACATTCACGAGCTGGACTGTGTACAGTTCCTCATGGGCGGAATGCCGGAAACAGTTACCATGACAGGCGGAAATGTTGCGCACCAGGGGGAGGAGTTCGGTGACGAGGATGACATGCTGTTTGTAAATATGGAATTTTCTGATAATCGCTATGCGGTTTTGGAGTGGGGGTCTGCCTTCCACTGGCCCGAGCACTATGTGCTGATCCAGGGCACAAAGGGTGCGATCCGTATTGATATGTGTGACTGCGGGGGCACATTAAAGGTAGACGGAAAAGAGGAGCATTTTCTTGTCCACGAGTCCCAGGAGGAGGATGATGACCGTACCAGAATATACCACGGCACCGAGATGGACGGAGCCATTATGTACGGAAAACCAGGTAAGAAACCACCCATGTGGCTTCACAGTATCATGAAGAATGAAATGAAATATTTAAACGGAATCATGCACGGAGCAAAGGCAGACGACGAATTCCGGCCCCTGCTCACAGGAGAGGCGGCAAGGGCTGCCATAGCAACAGCCGATGCATGTACCATGTCCAGATATGAGAACCGCAAAGTGCAGCTGAGAGAAGTTATAGGAGAGTAGAGCCGCGTATAAAGGATACAATAACATTTGCGAATCTTCTCCTGACAGCGCCGGAAGAATCTTGACAAATAAAAAGTCATGTTATATAATGACAGCGTTCATCGGAGGGTGAACCATTCTGAAAGAAATGGTAACCGGATAAGATGCTGGCTGAAATGCCTGCCTCTTATCCGGTTTTTTGTGTGGGTTTATGGCCCATTATAGTGTGAAAGCCTCCGTGGAATGTACATTACGAGCAAAAGGAGAAAAATGAGAGTATGAGTCAAGGACAGAATTTTACAAAAGGAAAAATCCTGATGCCGCTTGTTAAGTTCGCTCTGCCGGTGCTGGCAGCTATTTTTCTGCAGACCATGTATGGGGCGGTGGACATGCTGGTCGTGGGACAGTTCGCCCAGGCGGCTGATGTCTCGGCTGTTTCTACGGGAAGCTGGCTGATGCAGCTTATCACAGCGTTTGTGGTGGGAATCGCCATGGGAACTACGATTTTACTGGGAAGAAAAATCGGTGAGGGAAGAGCTGAGGAAGGCGGAAAGATCATTGGGGCAAGCATCATGCTTTTCATTGTCATCGGTGTAGTGATAACTGTTGTCATGGAAGCTTTTGCAGTGCCCATTGCAAGGATCATGCAGACACCGCCGGAGGCGTTTGACGCAACAGTCTCTTATGTGAGGATATGCTCGGCCGGAGCTTTATTTATTGTGGCATATAATGTCATCGGAAGTATTTTCAGAGGACTTGGGGATTCCAGGATGCCGCTTCTTACAGTGGCTATTGCCTGTGTATTTAACATAGCCGGAGATTTGCTGCTGGTGGGTGTTTTGGGCATGGCCACTGCGGGAGCTGCCATTGCCACAGTGCTTGCCCAAGTGCTGAGTGTGGTGATCTCGCTTCAGATCATCAGAAAGAGAAAATTTCCGTTTGTATTTCATAAAAGGGACATTGTATTTGACAGGAAACGGATGGGAGAAGTGTTTCGGCTGGGATTCCCCATTGCGTTTCAGGATGTGTTGGTAGGAATTTCATTTCTGGCGATCACAGCTATCGTCAATTCGCTGGGTGTGATACCGTCAGCCGGGGTGGGCGTGGCGGAGAAGCTGTGTGGGTTTATCATGCTTGTGCCGTCTGCCTTTAATCAGTCTATGGCAGCATTCGTTTCCCAGAATATGGGGGCAGGGGAATCCGGAAGGGCAAAGAAGGCCC is a window encoding:
- a CDS encoding MATE family efflux transporter, which produces MSQGQNFTKGKILMPLVKFALPVLAAIFLQTMYGAVDMLVVGQFAQAADVSAVSTGSWLMQLITAFVVGIAMGTTILLGRKIGEGRAEEGGKIIGASIMLFIVIGVVITVVMEAFAVPIARIMQTPPEAFDATVSYVRICSAGALFIVAYNVIGSIFRGLGDSRMPLLTVAIACVFNIAGDLLLVGVLGMATAGAAIATVLAQVLSVVISLQIIRKRKFPFVFHKRDIVFDRKRMGEVFRLGFPIAFQDVLVGISFLAITAIVNSLGVIPSAGVGVAEKLCGFIMLVPSAFNQSMAAFVSQNMGAGESGRAKKALLCGIGMSLAVGVLMAYGAFFHGDILSGIFARDAEVIAASAEYLKAYAIDCLLVSVMFCMIGYFNGCGKTLFVMVQGIVGAFGVRIPVSFLMSRMVPVSLFGVGLATPCSSAVQIILCVGYFFWVNRKRIREE
- a CDS encoding Gfo/Idh/MocA family protein, which encodes MKTIGYAIVGTGYFGAELGRIMKEQEGARIVAVLDPENAQSVAEELGCDVETDLDTLYSREDVEAVIVATPNYLHKEPVIKAAEHGVNVFCEKPIALSYKDCDEMVKACQQHGVTFMAGHVMNFFRGVRHAKKLINDGVIGKVLYCHSARNGWEEPQPSISWKKIREKSGGHLYHHIHELDCVQFLMGGMPETVTMTGGNVAHQGEEFGDEDDMLFVNMEFSDNRYAVLEWGSAFHWPEHYVLIQGTKGAIRIDMCDCGGTLKVDGKEEHFLVHESQEEDDDRTRIYHGTEMDGAIMYGKPGKKPPMWLHSIMKNEMKYLNGIMHGAKADDEFRPLLTGEAARAAIATADACTMSRYENRKVQLREVIGE